One region of Deinococcus aerius genomic DNA includes:
- a CDS encoding carboxypeptidase-like regulatory domain-containing protein, translating into MNRTLPALFSLLALSAGLAATRGPEPRTVKGVVLDTRGKPIKGAIVRIEPALTGGMVNVKTNARGEYTVSSLLDMPYYANAWVQMPYRGQKFCLRADSVNEEGYEPFSGRTGAIRDFKLKLSGPIPDAGEDAYFGGEVRLLHPGWDDEGAVNWDESRVEVTLVPDGPLVDGSPGKTLVRTTRPGDQFLYDIPLGHYRATAIEIRKDGSRVPLLMGEAKPASTMDLAFESNTTYCGLGYGKVSGIGRAFLYVARPAK; encoded by the coding sequence ATGAACCGAACCCTGCCCGCCCTCTTTTCCCTCCTGGCCCTCAGTGCGGGCCTCGCCGCCACTCGGGGGCCCGAGCCCAGAACCGTCAAGGGCGTGGTGCTGGACACCCGCGGCAAGCCCATCAAGGGTGCCATTGTCCGCATCGAGCCCGCCCTGACGGGCGGCATGGTCAACGTCAAGACGAATGCCAGAGGTGAATACACCGTGAGTTCACTGCTCGACATGCCCTACTACGCCAACGCCTGGGTCCAGATGCCCTACCGGGGGCAGAAGTTCTGCCTGCGCGCCGACTCGGTGAACGAGGAGGGCTACGAGCCCTTTTCCGGCAGGACCGGGGCGATCCGCGACTTCAAGCTGAAGCTCAGCGGCCCCATCCCCGACGCCGGCGAGGACGCCTACTTCGGTGGCGAGGTGCGGCTGCTGCACCCCGGCTGGGACGACGAGGGGGCCGTGAACTGGGACGAGTCGCGGGTGGAGGTGACCCTGGTGCCGGATGGTCCCCTGGTGGACGGCTCGCCGGGGAAGACGCTCGTGAGGACCACGCGGCCCGGCGACCAGTTCCTGTACGACATCCCGCTGGGGCACTACCGGGCAACGGCCATCGAGATCCGTAAGGACGGCTCGCGCGTTCCGCTGCTGATGGGCGAGGCCAAACCCGCGTCCACGATGGACCTCGCCTTCGAGTCCAACACCACCTACTGCGGTCTGGGCTACGGCAAGGTGAGCGGCATTGGCCGGGCCTTTCTGTACGTCGCCCGCCCGGCCAAGTAA
- a CDS encoding heavy metal translocating P-type ATPase, with protein MSRPAAAPPSPASWPELRYLVDGMDCASCVQKVERAVSRLPGAHDVQPSFTTQTLRLRLDESRTSRTALEEELRALGYTPHTLTPPGEASPALPARAPWYAGAQGRLVLSSGALLVLAWLVSLAAPGVGAWGYVAATLVGTWPLARQAIASARSGDPFSMGTLVTLAALGALLIGAAAEGAAVVFLFAVGELLEGVAAGRARAGVRALVELTPRTALRLDGGEVTEVSAGSLRVGERIQVRPGARVPADGVIETGCSDLDDSPVTGESVPVGKGVGDPVYAGSVNGGGLLTVRVEREASDNTVARILHLVEEAEASRAPTARLIDRFSRVYTPFVVAVSAGVALLPPLLAGAEWHPWLYRGLSLLLIGCPCALVLSVPAAITSALAAGTRRGLLVKGGAALETLGRVRTVAFDKTGTLTAGRPALTDIRPLAGGDEREGLRLAAGVEAGSDHPLARAVVERARREGWAVPAARDGRALPGRGVSAVVEGRVLHVVSPGHAREQGWLTGEAEAGLGTLEAEGKTAALLVETPPGAPARGLALLALRDEARPDAAEAVARLRALGLRPVMLTGDNPRTAAAIAAPLGLEVRAGLRPEDKGRVVRELSARGGVAMVGDGINDAPALAAADVGIAMGGGTDVALETADAALLHGRVAGVADLVALSRATLGNIRQNVALALALKAVFLVTTLLGSTHLWMAILADTGATALVTANALRLLRWRGRG; from the coding sequence ATGTCCCGTCCCGCCGCGGCCCCCCCCTCCCCCGCTTCCTGGCCGGAGCTGCGCTACCTCGTGGACGGGATGGACTGCGCCTCGTGCGTGCAGAAGGTCGAGCGGGCGGTGTCGCGCCTGCCCGGCGCCCACGACGTGCAGCCGAGCTTCACCACCCAGACGCTGCGCCTGCGCCTGGACGAGAGCCGGACAAGCCGCACGGCCCTGGAGGAGGAGCTGCGCGCCCTGGGCTACACGCCGCACACGCTGACCCCGCCGGGGGAGGCCTCCCCGGCCCTTCCCGCCCGCGCGCCCTGGTACGCGGGCGCTCAGGGGCGGCTGGTGCTTTCCAGCGGGGCGCTGCTCGTCCTCGCGTGGCTGGTCTCGCTCGCCGCGCCGGGGGTGGGAGCGTGGGGGTACGTCGCCGCCACGCTCGTCGGCACGTGGCCGCTCGCCCGGCAGGCCATCGCGTCGGCGCGCTCGGGCGATCCCTTCTCCATGGGCACGCTCGTCACGCTCGCGGCGCTGGGCGCCCTGCTGATCGGCGCGGCGGCGGAGGGGGCGGCGGTCGTGTTCCTCTTCGCGGTGGGCGAGCTGCTGGAGGGCGTGGCGGCGGGCCGGGCGCGGGCGGGGGTGCGGGCGCTGGTGGAGCTGACGCCGAGAACGGCCCTGCGGCTGGACGGCGGCGAGGTCACCGAGGTGAGCGCGGGGAGCCTGCGGGTCGGCGAGCGGATTCAGGTGCGGCCCGGGGCGCGCGTCCCCGCCGACGGGGTGATCGAGACGGGGTGTTCGGACCTCGACGACAGCCCGGTGACGGGCGAGAGCGTGCCCGTGGGCAAGGGCGTGGGCGATCCCGTGTACGCCGGGAGCGTGAACGGGGGCGGGCTGCTCACCGTGCGGGTCGAGCGGGAGGCGAGCGACAACACGGTGGCGCGCATCCTCCACCTCGTCGAGGAGGCGGAGGCGAGCCGCGCCCCCACCGCCCGGCTGATCGACCGCTTCAGCCGGGTGTACACACCGTTCGTGGTGGCGGTGAGCGCCGGGGTCGCCCTGCTGCCCCCGCTGCTCGCCGGGGCCGAGTGGCACCCCTGGCTCTACCGCGGCCTGAGCCTGCTCCTGATCGGCTGCCCCTGCGCGCTCGTGCTGTCGGTGCCCGCCGCGATCACGAGCGCCCTCGCCGCCGGAACCCGGCGCGGCCTGCTCGTCAAGGGGGGGGCGGCACTGGAGACACTGGGACGGGTGCGGACGGTCGCCTTTGACAAGACGGGCACGCTGACCGCCGGGCGCCCGGCCCTGACCGACATCCGGCCCCTGGCCGGTGGGGACGAGCGGGAGGGGCTGCGGCTCGCCGCCGGGGTGGAGGCGGGCAGCGACCACCCCCTCGCCCGCGCGGTCGTGGAGCGGGCCCGGCGGGAGGGATGGGCTGTGCCCGCCGCCCGCGACGGGCGGGCGCTGCCGGGCCGGGGGGTGAGCGCCGTGGTGGAGGGCCGGGTCCTGCACGTCGTCTCGCCGGGGCACGCGCGGGAGCAGGGCTGGCTGACGGGGGAGGCGGAGGCCGGACTCGGCACGCTGGAGGCCGAGGGGAAGACGGCCGCGCTGCTGGTCGAGACGCCCCCCGGCGCCCCGGCGCGGGGCCTCGCCCTGCTCGCGCTGCGGGACGAGGCGCGGCCGGACGCGGCGGAGGCGGTGGCGCGGCTGCGCGCCCTGGGCCTGCGCCCCGTGATGCTGACGGGCGACAACCCGCGCACGGCGGCGGCCATCGCCGCGCCGCTGGGGCTGGAGGTCCGCGCCGGGCTGCGGCCCGAGGACAAGGGGCGGGTCGTGCGGGAGCTCTCGGCGCGGGGGGGCGTGGCGATGGTCGGGGACGGGATCAACGACGCGCCCGCCCTCGCCGCCGCGGACGTGGGGATCGCGATGGGCGGGGGCACCGACGTGGCGCTGGAGACGGCGGACGCCGCGCTGCTGCACGGGCGGGTGGCGGGGGTGGCCGACCTTGTCGCCCTGTCGCGCGCCACCCTGGGGAACATCCGGCAGAACGTCGCGCTCGCGCTGGCGCTCAAGGCGGTCTTCCTGGTCACCACCCTGCTGGGCTCCACCCACCTGTGGATGGCGATCCTGGCCGACACGGGCGCGACCGCCCTGGTGACCGCCAACGCCCTGCGGCTGCTGCGCTGGCGGGGCCGGGGCTAG
- a CDS encoding Gfo/Idh/MocA family protein → MKLRVGVVGAGNISPIYLQAPSKFSALEVTAISDLDLDRARSRAEEFGIPRALPLDELLSSEDVDVVLNLTVPAAHADVSLAALGAGKHVYSEKPLATDLEAGRRVLDLATERGLRVGCAPDTFLGAGLQTARKALDDGLIGEPVAATAFMMSHGPERWHPNPDFFYQPGAGPMFDMGPYYLTALVNMLGPVRRVTSSARASLPERVAGTEPGGRRIPVNTPTHVASVLDFEAGPVATLVTSFDVWAADVPRIEIYGTEGTLSLPDPNTFGGPVRVRRMLEDDWETLPLTHPFAENSRGIGLADMVTALGSGRPHRASGDLALHVLEIMHATLHASEAGRHIEIESRPGRPEALPVAAGEEVLR, encoded by the coding sequence ATGAAACTCCGTGTCGGCGTCGTCGGTGCCGGGAACATCAGCCCGATCTACCTCCAGGCCCCCTCCAAGTTCTCCGCGCTGGAGGTCACCGCGATCAGCGACCTCGACCTCGACCGGGCGCGCTCCCGGGCGGAGGAGTTCGGCATTCCCCGCGCTCTGCCGCTCGACGAGTTGCTCTCCTCTGAAGATGTAGACGTGGTCCTCAACCTGACCGTCCCCGCCGCGCACGCGGACGTGTCGCTCGCCGCGCTGGGGGCGGGCAAGCACGTGTACTCCGAAAAGCCCCTCGCCACCGATCTGGAGGCCGGGCGGCGGGTGCTCGACCTGGCTACGGAACGGGGCCTGCGGGTGGGCTGTGCGCCCGACACGTTCCTGGGGGCAGGCTTGCAAACCGCCCGCAAGGCCCTCGACGACGGCCTGATCGGCGAGCCCGTCGCCGCGACCGCCTTCATGATGAGTCACGGCCCGGAACGCTGGCACCCCAACCCCGACTTCTTCTATCAGCCCGGCGCGGGGCCGATGTTCGACATGGGGCCGTACTACCTCACCGCCCTGGTGAACATGCTCGGCCCGGTGCGCCGCGTCACGTCCTCGGCCCGCGCCTCCCTGCCCGAGCGGGTGGCGGGGACGGAACCGGGCGGGCGGCGGATTCCGGTGAACACGCCGACCCACGTGGCGAGCGTCCTCGACTTCGAGGCCGGTCCCGTCGCCACCCTCGTCACCAGCTTCGATGTCTGGGCCGCCGACGTGCCCCGCATCGAGATCTACGGGACCGAGGGCACCCTCAGCCTCCCCGACCCGAACACCTTCGGCGGCCCGGTGAGGGTCCGGCGCATGCTGGAGGACGACTGGGAAACCCTCCCCCTGACCCACCCCTTCGCGGAGAACAGCCGGGGCATCGGGCTCGCCGACATGGTGACGGCCCTGGGGAGCGGGCGGCCCCACCGGGCGAGCGGCGACCTCGCCCTGCACGTGCTGGAGATCATGCACGCGACCCTGCACGCCTCCGAGGCGGGGCGCCATATCGAGATCGAGTCCCGGCCCGGAAGGCCGGAGGCGCTGCCCGTGGCCGCGGGCGAGGAGGTGTTGCGATGA
- a CDS encoding sensor histidine kinase — translation MSLRGRRLLALLAATLVPLGAYLGLRAGNFAREQAARSLASQVAVIARDGEGGGTPTILQYELFNLALTCGTWGLIATPGGVLYSDSGPHPRPPPDVLARVRARGAGAWNGVQLARSGNAVIGLAVREDEVRALVSGVLLAYGLGAGLALALAGLLGSALLRLGLAPLRLMARRAEQLSAASLDERLPETGAPDEVQSLARSLNRMLARLDDAFARLSAEEERTRQFAADASHELRTPLAALQGGLDVLERVGDDPAARDRLLPGLRREARRAGRLVNDLLTLTRLDAGEALHPEPLDVAALLRAVAQTAADLAPHLRFHVEAGEAELRADRARVEGALWNLVRNAVAATPPGATVTLRAREEPGQVTVSVVNPGELPPDFLERMFGRFVRGAAGGEGSGLGLAIVRATARAHGGDAFARNTGQGPEVGFTLPGSVQRPFSGAP, via the coding sequence GTGAGCCTCCGGGGGCGGCGGCTGCTGGCGCTGCTGGCCGCCACGCTCGTCCCGCTGGGGGCGTACCTGGGGCTGCGGGCGGGAAACTTCGCCCGCGAGCAGGCCGCCCGGTCGCTGGCGAGCCAGGTGGCGGTGATCGCCCGCGACGGCGAGGGGGGCGGAACGCCGACCATCCTGCAGTACGAGCTGTTCAACCTGGCGCTAACGTGCGGCACCTGGGGGCTGATCGCCACGCCGGGCGGGGTGCTGTATTCCGACAGCGGCCCGCACCCGCGCCCCCCGCCGGACGTGCTCGCCCGGGTGCGGGCGCGCGGGGCCGGGGCGTGGAACGGGGTGCAGCTCGCCCGCTCGGGGAACGCGGTGATCGGGCTCGCCGTGCGGGAGGACGAGGTGCGGGCCCTGGTGAGTGGCGTGCTGCTCGCCTACGGCCTGGGCGCCGGGCTCGCCCTCGCGCTCGCGGGGCTGCTGGGTTCGGCCCTGCTGCGGCTGGGGCTGGCCCCGCTGCGGCTGATGGCCCGGCGGGCCGAGCAGCTCTCTGCCGCGTCGCTCGACGAGCGCCTGCCCGAGACGGGGGCGCCCGACGAGGTGCAGTCCCTGGCGCGCAGCCTCAACCGGATGCTGGCCCGGCTGGACGACGCCTTCGCCCGCCTCTCGGCCGAGGAGGAGCGCACCCGGCAGTTCGCGGCGGACGCCAGCCACGAGCTGCGGACGCCGCTCGCCGCCCTCCAGGGGGGGCTGGACGTGCTGGAGCGGGTGGGGGACGACCCGGCGGCGCGCGACCGGCTCCTCCCGGGCCTGCGGCGGGAGGCCCGGCGGGCGGGGCGGCTGGTGAACGACCTGCTCACCCTGACCCGCCTCGACGCGGGCGAGGCCCTGCACCCCGAGCCCCTCGACGTGGCCGCGCTGCTGCGGGCCGTGGCGCAGACGGCGGCGGACCTGGCCCCCCACCTCCGCTTTCACGTGGAAGCCGGGGAGGCCGAACTCCGGGCCGACCGGGCGCGGGTAGAGGGCGCCCTGTGGAACCTGGTGCGGAACGCGGTGGCCGCGACGCCGCCCGGGGCAACAGTTACCCTGCGGGCCCGGGAGGAGCCGGGCCAGGTCACGGTCAGTGTCGTGAACCCCGGCGAGCTGCCCCCCGACTTCCTGGAGCGCATGTTCGGGCGCTTCGTGCGCGGCGCGGCGGGCGGGGAGGGCAGCGGGCTGGGCCTCGCCATCGTGCGGGCGACCGCGCGGGCCCACGGCGGCGACGCCTTCGCGCGCAACACGGGCCAGGGGCCGGAGGTGGGGTTCACCCTGCCGGGGAGCGTTCAGCGCCCGTTCAGCGGGGCGCCCTGA
- a CDS encoding MFS transporter, with protein MTPTRAAALLPPRRLAAAGLGNFLLLGLLYPMLGPALPTLSEQFHLSGKGASLLLSLNSAGAFAGVLLAGTLSRSWPPPRRAALALGLLAAGCLGLVLAPTFGLALAASGLLGLGFGVLDLTTNVWLSTAYGERSASMLNLLSASFGVGAVLAPLAVGLAGGDFHLPLLGCAALAALLLPLMFTLRGASGEVAPTATFTGRSRALLLGFVGLFLTYVGVEGGVGAWEVTHLQGVLDLSTGGAASITALFWVSFTLGRVVSAALALRLEPARLVVLALLLAAASLALACVPAAAPVAYTLTGLFLAPVFTTGLVWLARTVPGGGATTLVFASAFLGPVLFSPVVGAFKDMYGPTAIPVTLLGVTLLCLAVALGLRRALRP; from the coding sequence GTGACGCCGACCCGGGCCGCCGCCCTCCTCCCGCCGCGCAGGTTGGCCGCCGCCGGTCTCGGCAACTTCCTGCTGCTGGGGCTGCTCTATCCCATGCTGGGTCCCGCGCTGCCGACCCTCAGCGAGCAGTTCCACCTGAGCGGCAAGGGGGCCTCGCTGCTCCTGAGCCTCAACTCGGCGGGGGCCTTCGCGGGCGTGCTGCTCGCCGGGACGCTCTCCCGGTCCTGGCCGCCGCCCCGGCGCGCGGCGCTGGCCCTGGGGCTGCTCGCCGCCGGGTGCCTGGGGCTCGTCCTCGCCCCCACCTTCGGGCTCGCGCTCGCCGCGTCGGGGCTGCTCGGCTTGGGCTTCGGCGTGCTCGACCTCACCACCAACGTGTGGCTCTCCACCGCCTACGGCGAGCGCAGCGCCTCCATGCTCAACCTGCTCAGCGCGAGCTTCGGGGTGGGGGCCGTCCTCGCGCCGCTGGCGGTGGGCCTGGCGGGCGGCGACTTCCACCTGCCCCTGCTGGGCTGCGCGGCCCTCGCGGCCCTGCTGCTGCCCCTGATGTTCACCCTGCGGGGGGCCAGCGGGGAAGTCGCCCCCACCGCCACCTTCACCGGGCGGTCCCGCGCCCTGCTGCTCGGCTTCGTGGGCCTCTTCCTCACGTACGTCGGCGTGGAGGGCGGCGTCGGCGCCTGGGAGGTCACGCATCTACAGGGCGTCCTGGACCTCTCGACGGGGGGCGCGGCGTCCATCACCGCGCTCTTCTGGGTGAGCTTCACCCTCGGGCGCGTGGTCTCGGCGGCGCTGGCCCTGCGGCTGGAGCCCGCCCGGCTCGTGGTCCTCGCGCTCCTCCTCGCCGCCGCGAGCCTCGCCCTCGCCTGCGTGCCCGCCGCCGCGCCGGTGGCCTACACCCTGACCGGGCTGTTCCTCGCGCCCGTGTTCACCACCGGGCTGGTGTGGCTGGCCCGCACGGTCCCCGGCGGCGGGGCCACCACCCTCGTCTTCGCCAGCGCGTTTCTCGGCCCGGTGCTGTTCTCGCCGGTCGTGGGCGCCTTCAAGGACATGTACGGCCCCACCGCCATCCCCGTCACGCTGCTCGGGGTCACCCTGCTGTGCCTCGCCGTCGCCCTCGGGCTGCGCCGGGCGTTGCGGCCCTGA
- a CDS encoding MHYT domain-containing protein, whose translation MPFLTPSYQPELVALSFLIACLAGYATLSLAAGAGAARRASWAWLGGSALILGFGIWAMHFIGMLALRVPVPMAYALPTTLLSWLAAVLAATLALHTIHRPRVGPRELARGGVLLGLSITSMHYLGMHALRFGGHVEYDPGGVALSVLVAVGAATAALWLGLRVRVTAPAQQERWRLGGALVLGLAIASMHYTGMHAAHFHLDGMGAAGDMPGVLSSLGLARGVALVAVTLLGMAVWALLMNERVTSHVARSAELQRLNGELERRVAERTEALEHAHAELLAYAVAVSHELAEPTRRAAGVTHLLERALGDAADPRVQRYLALLRQEVDSMGTHVAQLKQLPFFQGAPARFEGVSLGVLVRQVRSDLEPLLRGRRVQWVMDELPRVRGDTMLLRLAFTEVLAATLDAAGNVPQPRIEVWAERQEGEVVVSVRHGAPGGEAPPRAVPLALRAGERIGLASARRILHQHGGSLETEPGLVRLRLPADPEVKVWRAEGEAVVCQPA comes from the coding sequence ATGCCTTTCCTGACGCCCTCCTACCAGCCCGAGCTTGTGGCGCTGTCCTTTCTGATCGCCTGCCTGGCGGGGTACGCGACGCTGAGCCTGGCGGCGGGCGCGGGGGCGGCGCGGCGGGCGTCGTGGGCCTGGCTGGGCGGGAGCGCCCTGATCCTGGGGTTCGGCATCTGGGCCATGCACTTCATCGGGATGCTGGCCCTGAGGGTCCCGGTCCCGATGGCCTACGCGCTGCCCACCACCCTGCTCTCGTGGCTGGCCGCCGTGCTGGCCGCCACGCTGGCGCTGCACACGATCCACCGCCCGCGGGTGGGTCCCCGGGAACTCGCCCGTGGGGGCGTGCTGCTGGGCCTGAGCATCACCAGCATGCACTACCTGGGGATGCACGCGCTGCGCTTCGGCGGGCACGTGGAGTACGACCCGGGGGGCGTGGCGCTCTCGGTCCTCGTCGCCGTGGGGGCGGCGACCGCCGCGCTGTGGCTGGGGCTGCGGGTGCGCGTCACGGCCCCCGCGCAGCAGGAACGCTGGCGGCTGGGGGGCGCGCTGGTGCTGGGCCTCGCCATCGCCAGCATGCACTACACCGGGATGCATGCGGCGCACTTCCACCTGGACGGCATGGGCGCTGCCGGGGACATGCCCGGCGTCCTGTCGAGCTTGGGGCTGGCGCGGGGCGTGGCCCTGGTCGCCGTCACCCTGCTGGGCATGGCGGTGTGGGCCCTGCTGATGAACGAGCGGGTCACCTCGCACGTCGCCCGCTCCGCCGAGTTGCAGCGGCTCAACGGCGAGCTGGAGCGCCGGGTGGCCGAGCGCACCGAGGCGCTGGAGCACGCCCACGCCGAGCTGCTGGCATACGCGGTCGCCGTGTCGCACGAGCTGGCCGAGCCCACCCGCCGGGCCGCCGGGGTCACGCACCTGCTGGAGCGGGCGCTGGGCGACGCGGCGGACCCCCGGGTGCAGCGGTACCTGGCGCTGCTGCGCCAGGAGGTGGACAGCATGGGCACCCATGTGGCGCAGCTTAAGCAGCTCCCCTTCTTCCAGGGCGCGCCCGCCCGCTTCGAGGGGGTCTCGCTGGGCGTCCTCGTGCGGCAGGTCCGCAGCGACCTCGAACCGCTGCTCAGGGGGCGGCGGGTGCAGTGGGTCATGGACGAGCTGCCCCGGGTGCGCGGGGACACCATGCTGCTGAGGCTGGCCTTTACGGAGGTGCTCGCGGCGACCCTCGACGCGGCCGGGAACGTGCCCCAGCCCCGCATCGAGGTGTGGGCCGAGCGGCAGGAGGGCGAGGTCGTGGTGTCCGTCCGGCACGGCGCCCCGGGCGGGGAGGCGCCGCCCCGCGCGGTCCCGCTCGCCCTGCGCGCCGGGGAGCGCATCGGGCTCGCCAGCGCCCGGCGCATCCTGCACCAGCACGGCGGCAGCCTGGAGACGGAGCCCGGCCTGGTGCGGCTGCGCCTGCCCGCCGACCCTGAGGTGAAGGTCTGGCGGGCGGAGGGCGAGGCGGTGGTTTGCCAGCCCGCCTGA
- a CDS encoding FCD domain-containing protein, with the protein MNPAPAIPGDRGAGRARAGAGQAAAHREPPAAPGGGQQANADLARALEEHDDALALAADDGFHQVWVEAAGNRALAEVLGGLKLKLRRVELAYEARGERSLGEHTSMIEALRARQWDRAAALLRRNWRGSLERLTAQRDTGAEF; encoded by the coding sequence TTGAACCCGGCTCCAGCTATACCCGGTGATCGAGGCGCTGGACGTGCTCGCGCTGGAGCAGGCCAGGCCGCGGCTCACCGGGAACCACCTGCGGCGCCTGGAGGAGGCCAACAGGCCAACGCCGACCTCGCGCGGGCGCTGGAGGAACACGACGACGCCCTGGCCCTCGCGGCGGACGACGGGTTTCACCAAGTGTGGGTGGAGGCGGCGGGCAACCGGGCCTTGGCCGAGGTGCTGGGGGGGCTCAAGCTCAAGTTGCGGCGGGTGGAACTCGCGTACGAAGCGCGCGGGGAACGCTCCCTGGGCGAGCACACGTCGATGATCGAGGCCCTCCGCGCCCGGCAGTGGGACCGGGCCGCCGCGCTGCTGCGCCGGAACTGGCGGGGCAGTCTGGAGCGATTGACCGCGCAGCGGGACACCGGGGCGGAGTTCTGA
- a CDS encoding sugar phosphate isomerase/epimerase family protein: MTGDLSERVALQLYTVRDAVAQDILGVLRQVAAMGYRGVEFAGFGGLPPRQVREVLDGEGLSAVACHVGAAALENDFEGTLAGVREVGASYAVCPWIDPAVAHDAGRWDEFAARLEGWARGAEAQGLRFAYHNHVFEFEARHGDDSALDRLFARAPTVLMELDAAWAHAGGVDPVAYLHQYAGRVPLLHVKDVTGARETVELGQGEVDLTGLLAAAPGAGVQWLIAEQDECQRDPMVSASANARWLQRALGAAT, encoded by the coding sequence ATGACGGGTGACCTGTCCGAACGGGTGGCGCTGCAACTGTACACGGTGCGGGACGCTGTGGCGCAGGACATTCTCGGCGTGCTGCGCCAGGTCGCCGCGATGGGCTACCGCGGGGTGGAGTTCGCGGGCTTCGGCGGCCTACCCCCGCGCCAGGTGCGCGAGGTGCTGGACGGCGAGGGCCTGAGCGCGGTGGCCTGCCACGTGGGCGCCGCGGCCCTGGAGAACGACTTCGAGGGCACGCTCGCCGGGGTGCGGGAGGTCGGGGCGAGCTACGCCGTCTGCCCCTGGATCGACCCGGCGGTCGCGCACGACGCCGGGCGCTGGGACGAGTTCGCCGCCCGGCTGGAGGGGTGGGCGCGCGGGGCCGAGGCGCAGGGCCTGCGGTTCGCCTACCACAACCACGTCTTCGAGTTCGAGGCCCGCCACGGGGACGACTCCGCGCTCGATCGCCTCTTCGCCCGGGCCCCGACCGTCCTGATGGAACTCGACGCGGCCTGGGCGCACGCGGGCGGGGTGGACCCGGTCGCCTATCTCCACCAGTACGCGGGCCGGGTGCCCCTCCTGCACGTCAAGGACGTGACCGGGGCGCGCGAGACGGTCGAACTCGGCCAGGGGGAGGTGGACCTGACCGGCCTGCTCGCCGCGGCGCCGGGGGCGGGGGTGCAGTGGCTGATCGCCGAGCAGGACGAGTGCCAGCGGGACCCGATGGTGAGCGCGTCGGCCAACGCCCGCTGGCTGCAACGGGCGCTGGGCGCCGCCACCTAG
- a CDS encoding response regulator transcription factor, with protein sequence MSSDKPRVLIVEDDPGIRDLLELGFRYEGYEVSSAGGGSEALGLFSSASPHVVILDLGLPGLDGGAVLRAIRARSGTPVLILTARDGVEERIAHLQGDADDDLVKPFVFGELAARVQAVLRRAQPQFGRAQRYADLCLDTQLREATRGGRGLDLNPRALDLLAVFLRYPERVLSKAVLLDSVWGADFLGDDNIVEVYVRQLRRALGEPELIHTVRGSGYALRRRDEAG encoded by the coding sequence ATGTCCAGCGACAAGCCGCGCGTGCTCATCGTGGAGGACGACCCGGGCATCCGGGACCTGCTCGAACTCGGCTTCCGGTACGAGGGCTACGAGGTCAGCAGCGCGGGGGGCGGCTCGGAGGCGCTGGGGCTGTTCTCGTCGGCCTCCCCGCACGTCGTGATCCTCGACCTCGGGCTGCCGGGGCTGGACGGCGGGGCGGTGCTGCGGGCCATCCGCGCCCGGAGCGGCACGCCGGTCCTGATCCTGACCGCCCGCGACGGGGTGGAGGAACGCATCGCGCACCTGCAGGGTGACGCGGACGACGACCTGGTCAAGCCCTTCGTGTTCGGCGAGCTCGCCGCCCGGGTGCAGGCGGTGCTGCGCCGCGCCCAGCCGCAGTTCGGCCGGGCGCAGCGCTACGCGGACCTCTGCCTGGACACCCAGCTCCGCGAGGCCACCCGGGGGGGGCGGGGGCTGGACCTCAACCCGCGGGCGCTCGACCTGCTCGCCGTCTTCCTGCGCTATCCCGAGCGGGTGCTGTCCAAGGCCGTGCTGCTCGACAGCGTGTGGGGCGCGGACTTCCTGGGGGACGACAACATCGTGGAGGTGTACGTCCGGCAGCTACGCCGGGCCCTGGGCGAGCCCGAGCTGATCCACACCGTGCGCGGGTCGGGCTACGCCCTGCGGCGGCGGGACGAGGCGGGGTGA